A window of Pseudomonas mucidolens contains these coding sequences:
- a CDS encoding PLP-dependent aminotransferase family protein, with protein MLIPRIHFHDHGPKVQQIVDAFARAIEHGELTAGSKLPSVRELGVQLGVGKFTINEALDRLRGQHLLTSHQGRGHFVAHRQAQPSSSTWVDLLPQDLLSVLRRPTVSGQGDLRPGGGHLPEDWLDSDALRQAMRSVVRAPSLRIAGMGTPAGLLSLRQALQHKLQGDGLTAPVEQIITTPNTLQGLDMLLRLLARPGDTVLLDAPCYFNFHANLALHGVKVVTLQRRPDGFDFTALEHLLAEQRPCLYLTTSVLHNPTGHSFSAAQAFRLLQLTRQYHCHIIEDDLYGDLHPNPPPRLAALAGLEQVTYLSGFSKTLSANARVSYVVAAPQLAANLTNMKLMSGGVTSELFEQIVYRLLSEGSYARHRKRMAQRLLEAGGRVEQWLRRCGCELPMSHEGGMFIWARLPAGVNGERLAQIGLKRGLLLAPGALFGYDAGMRDFMRFNVAHSDDPQVWEAVEGMLDQAH; from the coding sequence ATGCTCATTCCTCGGATCCACTTTCATGACCACGGGCCCAAGGTCCAGCAGATTGTCGATGCCTTCGCCCGCGCCATCGAGCATGGCGAACTGACCGCGGGCAGCAAACTGCCGTCGGTACGTGAGCTGGGGGTACAGTTGGGGGTCGGCAAATTCACCATCAATGAAGCCCTCGATCGCCTGCGCGGCCAGCATCTGCTGACGTCCCATCAGGGCCGCGGCCATTTCGTCGCCCATCGCCAGGCGCAGCCGTCATCCAGTACCTGGGTGGATCTATTGCCCCAGGATTTGCTCAGTGTGCTGCGGCGGCCGACGGTCAGCGGCCAGGGCGACCTGCGTCCCGGCGGCGGCCATCTGCCGGAAGACTGGCTCGACTCCGACGCCCTGCGCCAGGCCATGCGCAGCGTGGTGCGCGCGCCATCCCTACGGATTGCCGGCATGGGCACGCCGGCAGGCTTGCTGTCGTTGCGCCAGGCGTTGCAACACAAACTCCAGGGCGATGGCCTGACGGCGCCGGTGGAACAAATCATCACCACTCCCAACACCCTGCAAGGCCTGGACATGTTGCTGCGCCTGCTGGCTCGCCCCGGTGACACGGTCCTGCTGGATGCGCCGTGCTACTTCAACTTCCACGCCAACCTGGCGCTACACGGGGTCAAAGTGGTGACCCTGCAACGCCGGCCCGATGGCTTCGACTTCACCGCGTTGGAACACCTGCTGGCGGAACAACGGCCCTGTCTGTACCTGACCACCAGCGTATTGCATAACCCCACCGGCCACTCCTTCAGCGCGGCCCAGGCCTTCCGTTTGTTACAACTGACCCGTCAGTATCACTGCCATATTATCGAGGACGATCTCTACGGTGACTTGCACCCCAACCCACCGCCGCGCCTGGCAGCACTCGCGGGGCTGGAACAGGTGACCTATTTGTCAGGGTTCTCAAAAACCCTCAGCGCCAATGCCCGCGTCAGTTATGTGGTAGCCGCGCCCCAACTGGCCGCCAACCTGACCAATATGAAGCTGATGAGCGGCGGCGTGACCTCAGAACTGTTTGAACAGATTGTCTATCGGCTGCTCAGCGAAGGGAGTTATGCCCGGCACCGTAAGCGCATGGCCCAACGTCTGCTGGAAGCCGGCGGACGGGTTGAACAGTGGTTGCGTCGGTGCGGGTGTGAGCTGCCCATGAGTCATGAGGGCGGGATGTTTATCTGGGCGCGCTTGCCGGCTGGCGTCAATGGCGAGCGGCTGGCCCAGATCGGGCTCAAGCGCGGTCTGTTGCTCGCACCGGGGGCGTTGTTTGGGTACGACGCCGGTATGCGGGATTTCATGCGGTTTAACGTGGCACACAGCGATGACCCGCAGGTGTGGGAGGCGGTTGAAGGGATGCTGGACCAAGCCCATTAG
- a CDS encoding LysE family translocator → MASALTFSSFLYFLLLCTTLAFSPGPMTLLLLSLGLKDGLRHSLPAQFGASVSYLVSIMIFAVGFSELIKGYPLITQAIQLVGVAYILYLAYKQWTGSAVNISATVQGRESSRSLFGKGLLTGLSNPKAIILFSAVFPQFAAVDQDSAAADIAILGLTFLILQFASGCLYCYFGQRIKHVLESPRKRVLLQRVTALLLLAVAILLARGFSHQ, encoded by the coding sequence ATGGCCAGCGCCCTGACGTTTTCATCCTTCCTGTATTTCCTGTTGCTGTGCACCACCCTGGCGTTCAGCCCCGGCCCCATGACGTTGCTGCTGCTCAGCCTCGGCTTGAAAGATGGCCTGCGTCATTCCTTGCCGGCGCAGTTCGGCGCCAGCGTGTCGTACCTGGTTTCGATCATGATTTTTGCCGTGGGCTTTTCCGAACTGATCAAGGGCTACCCGCTGATTACCCAGGCCATTCAACTGGTCGGCGTGGCCTACATCCTTTACTTAGCCTACAAACAATGGACCGGCAGTGCGGTCAACATCAGCGCCACTGTCCAAGGGCGGGAAAGTTCCCGCAGCCTGTTCGGTAAAGGCCTGCTGACCGGGTTGTCCAACCCCAAGGCCATCATCCTGTTCAGTGCGGTGTTCCCGCAATTTGCTGCCGTGGACCAGGACAGCGCCGCCGCCGACATCGCCATCCTCGGCCTGACCTTCCTGATATTGCAGTTCGCCAGTGGCTGTCTGTATTGCTACTTCGGCCAGCGGATCAAGCATGTACTCGAATCGCCGCGCAAGCGTGTGCTGCTGCAAAGGGTCACGGCGCTATTGTTGTTGGCGGTGGCAATCTTGCTGGCACGTGGTTTTTCCCACCAGTAA